The Medicago truncatula cultivar Jemalong A17 chromosome 4, MtrunA17r5.0-ANR, whole genome shotgun sequence genome includes a region encoding these proteins:
- the LOC11443377 gene encoding uncharacterized protein isoform X1: protein MESILARALEYTLKYWLKSFTRDQFKLQGRTVQLSNLGHFPLISIQISKLLLIITMIRLFLNFLYSDINGDALHSSIGFPPALNVTTAKVGKLEIKLPSVSNVQTEPIIVQIDRLDMVLEENSDFKPPETPTSSTPSSASAKGSGYGFADKIADGMTIQIHTVNLLLETHGSARLQGAATWAPPMASITIHNLFLYTTNESWQVVNLKEARDFSSNKKYIYVFKKLEWESLSIDLLPHPDMFTDATSGSSQVGSNMRDDDGAKRVFFGGERFIEGISGEAHITVQRTELNSPLGLEVQLHVTEAVCPALSEPGLRALLRFMTGIYVCLNRGNVDFKAQQQSTEAAGRSLVSIVVDHIFLCIKDSGFQLELLMQSLFFSRASLSEGDNDSNLTRITIAGLFLRDTFSRPPCTLVQPSMESVTQQAFQVPDFARSFCPPIYPLGEQQWQLIVETPLICIHALQIMPSPLPPSLASQTVIDCQSLMVHLHEESCLRISSFLADGIVVNRGDILPDFSVNSFIFTLKGLDITVPLDKAQLDFCVSNADDTIKSLFAGARLHIENLFVLDSPSMKPRILNLENDPACFCLWEDQPIDASQKKWAARTSHLTLSLEANTGTFGRQNSLGWTAGLWRCVDLKDACFEVAMVTADGSPLLKVPPPAGIMRVGVSCEQYLSNTSIEQLFFVLDLYAYFGRVSEKIAIAWKRKEMKDARNTSFSGQLIDKVPSDAAVSLAIKKLQFRFLESSSVNMEGIPLVQFVGDDLFFNATHRTLGGAIVVSSTLRWESVEIDCVDSEEHLACENGSSFIFGENVPSMSDTGYPQLTAVFWVDNSNHLLNGNARSVPFLILSMDQVIPFCEVDNESHCLNISASISGVRLGGGMNYAEALLHRVGILGPDGGPGKGLSKGLANLQKGPLGKHFKTTRIIVDNSENESVIEGKEPSFPHLKKPDTVDVIIELRDWLFALEGAQDMAKRWWFSSQGDIGREQRCWHTTFHSLEVKARSGPKKVSGGKAQHSHRKQPFELVTVVVQGLKILKPTPQKDVMSSMLTTNGVKELTDAVWGIGLEVDLILHENNADDERADWEVGNLKFSIKQPIEAVVTKDEFQHLNFLCKSEIDSMGRITAGILQLLKLEGSVSQSIMDQLGNIGSEGIDKILSPGKLSIDGSVSSRGPSQLPKLINDSPHKSMESTITFLEEAVVDSQAKINALITDIGISESSLQHLDVVKQLSQQIESMQVLLTQLRNQL from the exons ATGGAATCGATCCTCGCAAGAGCATTGGAATACACGCTCAAATACTGGCTCAAATCATTCACCAGAGACCAATTCAAGTTACAGGGTCGCACTGTTCAGCTTTCTAATTTAGGTCATTTCCCTCTAATTTCCATTCAAATCTCAAAATTACTGTTAATCATCACAATGATTcgtttgtttttgaatttcctGTATTCAGATATAAACGGTGATGCATTACATTCCAGCATTGGATTTCCGCCTGCACTCAATGTCACCACCGCCAAAGTCGGAAAATTGGAAATCAAG CTACCGTCGGTGAGCAATGTACAGACAGAGCCAATCATTGTACAAATTGATAGGCTTGATATGGTTCTTGAGGAGAATTCTGATTTTAAACCACCCGAGACTCCAACCAG TTCCACACCTTCAAGTGCTTCTGCTAAGGGTAGCGGGTACGGTTTCGCTGATAAG ATTGCAGATGGAATGACTATACAGATTCATACAGTTAATCTATTACTTGAAACTCATGGTAGTGCTCGTCTCCAAGGGGCAGCAACATG GGCACCACCCATGGCGTCTATAACCATACACAACCTTTTTCTGTATACCACAAATGAAAGCTGGCAG GTTGTAAATCTTAAGGAGGCGCGGGATTTCTCATCTAATAAGAAGTATATTTATGTCTTCAAA aAATTGGAATGGGAATCATTATCTATTGATCTTTTGCCTCATCCCGACATGTTCACGGATGCTACTTCAGGCAGCTCTCAAGTAGGTTCAAACATGAGAGATGATGATGGCGCAAAGAGAGTATTCTTTGGAGGCGAGCGTTTTATAGAAGGAATATCAGGAGAAGCACAT ATCACTGTTCAGAGAACTGAATTGAACAGTCCACTTGGGCTCGAGGTTCAGTTACATGTCACAGAAGCCGTTTGCCCTGCATTAAGTGAACCAG GGCTACGTGCACTTCTCCGCTTTATGACAGGAATATATGTTTGTCTAAACAGGGGAAATGTAGATTTCAAGGCCCAGCAG CAATCTACTGAAGCTGCTGGCCGTTCTCTTGTGTCAATTGTTGTGGACCATATATTTCTGTGCATTAAAGATTCTG GGTTCCAGCTTGAGCTTTTAATGCAGTCCCTCTTTTTTTCTCGG GCCAGTCTTTCTGAAGGAGATAACGACAGTAACTTGACAAGGATTACAATTGCAGGACTATTTTTGAG GGATACATTTTCACGCCCTCCATGTACATTAGTGCAGCCATCGATGGAATCTGTCACACAACAAGCTTTTCAAGTGCCGGATTTTG CTAGAAGCTTTTGCCCGCCAATATATCCTCTAGGAGAACAGCAGTGGCAATTGATTGTGGAAACTCCTCTAATATGCATCCACGCCCTTCAGATCATGCCTTCTCCACTTCCACCATCCCTTGCTTCTCAAACAGTTATTGACTGTCAGTCTCTTATG GTCCATCTCCATGAAGAATCCTGCTTGAGGATATCATCCTTCTTAGCTGATGGAATTGTTGTCAATCGTGGTGACATTTTACCAGATTTCTCTGtgaattcttttattttcactCTCAAGGGTTTGGATATTACAGTTCCTTTGGATAAGGCCCAATTGGATTTTTGTGTAAGCAACGCGGATGATACAATTAAATCCTTATTTGCTGGAGCAAGGCTACATATTGAAAACCTTTTTGTTTTAGATTCACCTTCAATGAAACCAAGAATACTAAACCTGGAGAATGATCCTGCTTGCTTCTGTCTCTGGGAAGATCAACCAATTGATGCCAGCCAGAAGAAGTGGGCTGCCAGAACATCCCACCTTACTCTATCTTTGGAAGCAAATACTGGCACATTTGGGCGTCAGAATTCTCTGGGATGGACTGCTGGATTGTGGAGATGTGTTGATTTGAAAGATGCTTGCTTTGAAGTAGCTATGGTGACTGCTGACGGCAGCCCATTGTTAAAGGTTCCTCCTCCTGCGGGTATTATGAGGGTTGGGGTTTCTTGTGAACAGTATCTATCCAACACTTCTAtagaacaattattttttgtccTTGATCTCTATGCTTATTTTGGGCGAGTTAGTGAAAAAATAGCCATAGCttggaaaaggaaagaaatgaaGGACGCTAGGAATACATCTTTCAGTGGACAGCTGATTGACAAAGTTCCTAGTGACGCTGCTGTAAGTTTAGCCATAAAAAAGCTCCAATTTCGATTTCTTGAGTCTTCTTCTGTGAATATGGAGGGAATTCCTCTAGTACAGTTTGTCGGAGATGATCTGTTCTTTAATGCCACTCATAGAACCCTTGGTGGTGCTATTGTTGTATCATCCACTTTACGTTGGGAGAGTGTTGAGATAGATTGTGTGGATTCTGAGGAGCATTTGGCATGTGAAAATGGTtcgtcttttatttttggggaAAATGTTCCTTCAATGAGTGATACTGGATACCCTCAACTGACAGCTGTTTTTTGGGTGGATAACAgtaatcatttattgaatggTAATGCTCGTTCAGTCCCGTTTTTGATCTTAAGTATGGATCAAGTCATACCATTTTGTGAAGTAGACAATGAGTCTCATTGTTTGAATATCTCCGCTTCAATATCTGGTGTTCGTCTTGGTGGTGGAATGAACTACGCTGAAGCCCTCCTGCATCGGGTTGGAATACTTGGGCCTGATGGCGGTCCAGGGAAGGGTCTTTCTAAAGGGTTGGCAAACTTACAAAAAGGACCATTGGGAAAACATTTTAAGACAACACGTATAATTGTTGATAATTCAGAAAATG AAAGTGTGATAGAAGGGAAAGAACCCAGTTTTCCACACTTAAAGAAGCCAGACACTGTGGATGTAATTATAGAGTTGAGGGACTGGTTGTTTGCTCTTGAAGGTGCACAAGATATGGCCAAAAGATGGTGGTTCTCCAGTCAAGGAGACATAGGTAGAGAACAGAGGTGTTGGCATACAACCTTCCACAGTTTAGAAGTAAAAGCTAGAAGTGGCCCAAAGAAGGTTTCAGGTGGCAAGGCGCAACATTCACATAGAAAACAACCTTTTGAACTGGTTACG GTTGTAGTTCAAGGGCTGAAGATCTTGAAACCCACACCCCAAAAAGATGTCATGTCATCCATGTTAACCACTAATGGAGTTAAAGAACTGACTGATGCAGTTTGGGGAATCGGCCTTGAAGTGGACTTGATATTACATGAGAATAATGCTGATGATGAAAGGGCCGATTGGGAAGTGGGAAACCTAAAATTCTCTATAAAACAACCG ATCGAGGCTGTTGTAACCAAGGATGAGTTCCAGCACCTCAATTTTTTATGCAAATCTGAAATTGATTCCATGGGCCGTATAACAGCTGGAATTCTGCAATTGCTTAAGCTAGAAGGTTCTGTCAGCCAGTCTATAATGGATCAGCTAGGAAACATTG GGAGCGAAGGCATTGACAAGATTCTCTCTCCTGGGAAACTCAGCATAGATGGTAGTGTTAGCAGCAGGGGGCCTTCTCAATTACCAAAACTAATAAATGACAGCCCGCACAAATCTATGGAATCAACGATAACTTTTCTTGAGGAAGCAGTTGTGGATTCACAGGCTAAGATTAATGCTTTGATCACTGATATTGGTATTTCTGAGTCCTCCCTTCAGCACCTTGACGTTGTTAAACAACTTAGTCAACAGATTGAGTCAATGCAAGTTTTATTGACGCAATTACGGAATCAACTTTAA
- the LOC11443377 gene encoding uncharacterized protein isoform X4 — MFTDATSGSSQVGSNMRDDDGAKRVFFGGERFIEGISGEAHITVQRTELNSPLGLEVQLHVTEAVCPALSEPGLRALLRFMTGIYVCLNRGNVDFKAQQQSTEAAGRSLVSIVVDHIFLCIKDSGFQLELLMQSLFFSRASLSEGDNDSNLTRITIAGLFLRDTFSRPPCTLVQPSMESVTQQAFQVPDFARSFCPPIYPLGEQQWQLIVETPLICIHALQIMPSPLPPSLASQTVIDCQSLMVHLHEESCLRISSFLADGIVVNRGDILPDFSVNSFIFTLKGLDITVPLDKAQLDFCVSNADDTIKSLFAGARLHIENLFVLDSPSMKPRILNLENDPACFCLWEDQPIDASQKKWAARTSHLTLSLEANTGTFGRQNSLGWTAGLWRCVDLKDACFEVAMVTADGSPLLKVPPPAGIMRVGVSCEQYLSNTSIEQLFFVLDLYAYFGRVSEKIAIAWKRKEMKDARNTSFSGQLIDKVPSDAAVSLAIKKLQFRFLESSSVNMEGIPLVQFVGDDLFFNATHRTLGGAIVVSSTLRWESVEIDCVDSEEHLACENGSSFIFGENVPSMSDTGYPQLTAVFWVDNSNHLLNGNARSVPFLILSMDQVIPFCEVDNESHCLNISASISGVRLGGGMNYAEALLHRVGILGPDGGPGKGLSKGLANLQKGPLGKHFKTTRIIVDNSENESVIEGKEPSFPHLKKPDTVDVIIELRDWLFALEGAQDMAKRWWFSSQGDIGREQRCWHTTFHSLEVKARSGPKKVSGGKAQHSHRKQPFELVTVVVQGLKILKPTPQKDVMSSMLTTNGVKELTDAVWGIGLEVDLILHENNADDERADWEVGNLKFSIKQPIEAVVTKDEFQHLNFLCKSEIDSMGRITAGILQLLKLEGSVSQSIMDQLGNIGSEGIDKILSPGKLSIDGSVSSRGPSQLPKLINDSPHKSMESTITFLEEAVVDSQAKINALITDIGISESSLQHLDVVKQLSQQIESMQVLLTQLRNQL; from the exons ATGTTCACGGATGCTACTTCAGGCAGCTCTCAAGTAGGTTCAAACATGAGAGATGATGATGGCGCAAAGAGAGTATTCTTTGGAGGCGAGCGTTTTATAGAAGGAATATCAGGAGAAGCACAT ATCACTGTTCAGAGAACTGAATTGAACAGTCCACTTGGGCTCGAGGTTCAGTTACATGTCACAGAAGCCGTTTGCCCTGCATTAAGTGAACCAG GGCTACGTGCACTTCTCCGCTTTATGACAGGAATATATGTTTGTCTAAACAGGGGAAATGTAGATTTCAAGGCCCAGCAG CAATCTACTGAAGCTGCTGGCCGTTCTCTTGTGTCAATTGTTGTGGACCATATATTTCTGTGCATTAAAGATTCTG GGTTCCAGCTTGAGCTTTTAATGCAGTCCCTCTTTTTTTCTCGG GCCAGTCTTTCTGAAGGAGATAACGACAGTAACTTGACAAGGATTACAATTGCAGGACTATTTTTGAG GGATACATTTTCACGCCCTCCATGTACATTAGTGCAGCCATCGATGGAATCTGTCACACAACAAGCTTTTCAAGTGCCGGATTTTG CTAGAAGCTTTTGCCCGCCAATATATCCTCTAGGAGAACAGCAGTGGCAATTGATTGTGGAAACTCCTCTAATATGCATCCACGCCCTTCAGATCATGCCTTCTCCACTTCCACCATCCCTTGCTTCTCAAACAGTTATTGACTGTCAGTCTCTTATG GTCCATCTCCATGAAGAATCCTGCTTGAGGATATCATCCTTCTTAGCTGATGGAATTGTTGTCAATCGTGGTGACATTTTACCAGATTTCTCTGtgaattcttttattttcactCTCAAGGGTTTGGATATTACAGTTCCTTTGGATAAGGCCCAATTGGATTTTTGTGTAAGCAACGCGGATGATACAATTAAATCCTTATTTGCTGGAGCAAGGCTACATATTGAAAACCTTTTTGTTTTAGATTCACCTTCAATGAAACCAAGAATACTAAACCTGGAGAATGATCCTGCTTGCTTCTGTCTCTGGGAAGATCAACCAATTGATGCCAGCCAGAAGAAGTGGGCTGCCAGAACATCCCACCTTACTCTATCTTTGGAAGCAAATACTGGCACATTTGGGCGTCAGAATTCTCTGGGATGGACTGCTGGATTGTGGAGATGTGTTGATTTGAAAGATGCTTGCTTTGAAGTAGCTATGGTGACTGCTGACGGCAGCCCATTGTTAAAGGTTCCTCCTCCTGCGGGTATTATGAGGGTTGGGGTTTCTTGTGAACAGTATCTATCCAACACTTCTAtagaacaattattttttgtccTTGATCTCTATGCTTATTTTGGGCGAGTTAGTGAAAAAATAGCCATAGCttggaaaaggaaagaaatgaaGGACGCTAGGAATACATCTTTCAGTGGACAGCTGATTGACAAAGTTCCTAGTGACGCTGCTGTAAGTTTAGCCATAAAAAAGCTCCAATTTCGATTTCTTGAGTCTTCTTCTGTGAATATGGAGGGAATTCCTCTAGTACAGTTTGTCGGAGATGATCTGTTCTTTAATGCCACTCATAGAACCCTTGGTGGTGCTATTGTTGTATCATCCACTTTACGTTGGGAGAGTGTTGAGATAGATTGTGTGGATTCTGAGGAGCATTTGGCATGTGAAAATGGTtcgtcttttatttttggggaAAATGTTCCTTCAATGAGTGATACTGGATACCCTCAACTGACAGCTGTTTTTTGGGTGGATAACAgtaatcatttattgaatggTAATGCTCGTTCAGTCCCGTTTTTGATCTTAAGTATGGATCAAGTCATACCATTTTGTGAAGTAGACAATGAGTCTCATTGTTTGAATATCTCCGCTTCAATATCTGGTGTTCGTCTTGGTGGTGGAATGAACTACGCTGAAGCCCTCCTGCATCGGGTTGGAATACTTGGGCCTGATGGCGGTCCAGGGAAGGGTCTTTCTAAAGGGTTGGCAAACTTACAAAAAGGACCATTGGGAAAACATTTTAAGACAACACGTATAATTGTTGATAATTCAGAAAATG AAAGTGTGATAGAAGGGAAAGAACCCAGTTTTCCACACTTAAAGAAGCCAGACACTGTGGATGTAATTATAGAGTTGAGGGACTGGTTGTTTGCTCTTGAAGGTGCACAAGATATGGCCAAAAGATGGTGGTTCTCCAGTCAAGGAGACATAGGTAGAGAACAGAGGTGTTGGCATACAACCTTCCACAGTTTAGAAGTAAAAGCTAGAAGTGGCCCAAAGAAGGTTTCAGGTGGCAAGGCGCAACATTCACATAGAAAACAACCTTTTGAACTGGTTACG GTTGTAGTTCAAGGGCTGAAGATCTTGAAACCCACACCCCAAAAAGATGTCATGTCATCCATGTTAACCACTAATGGAGTTAAAGAACTGACTGATGCAGTTTGGGGAATCGGCCTTGAAGTGGACTTGATATTACATGAGAATAATGCTGATGATGAAAGGGCCGATTGGGAAGTGGGAAACCTAAAATTCTCTATAAAACAACCG ATCGAGGCTGTTGTAACCAAGGATGAGTTCCAGCACCTCAATTTTTTATGCAAATCTGAAATTGATTCCATGGGCCGTATAACAGCTGGAATTCTGCAATTGCTTAAGCTAGAAGGTTCTGTCAGCCAGTCTATAATGGATCAGCTAGGAAACATTG GGAGCGAAGGCATTGACAAGATTCTCTCTCCTGGGAAACTCAGCATAGATGGTAGTGTTAGCAGCAGGGGGCCTTCTCAATTACCAAAACTAATAAATGACAGCCCGCACAAATCTATGGAATCAACGATAACTTTTCTTGAGGAAGCAGTTGTGGATTCACAGGCTAAGATTAATGCTTTGATCACTGATATTGGTATTTCTGAGTCCTCCCTTCAGCACCTTGACGTTGTTAAACAACTTAGTCAACAGATTGAGTCAATGCAAGTTTTATTGACGCAATTACGGAATCAACTTTAA
- the LOC11443377 gene encoding uncharacterized protein isoform X3: protein MTIQIHTVNLLLETHGSARLQGAATWAPPMASITIHNLFLYTTNESWQVVNLKEARDFSSNKKYIYVFKKLEWESLSIDLLPHPDMFTDATSGSSQVGSNMRDDDGAKRVFFGGERFIEGISGEAHITVQRTELNSPLGLEVQLHVTEAVCPALSEPGLRALLRFMTGIYVCLNRGNVDFKAQQQSTEAAGRSLVSIVVDHIFLCIKDSGFQLELLMQSLFFSRASLSEGDNDSNLTRITIAGLFLRDTFSRPPCTLVQPSMESVTQQAFQVPDFARSFCPPIYPLGEQQWQLIVETPLICIHALQIMPSPLPPSLASQTVIDCQSLMVHLHEESCLRISSFLADGIVVNRGDILPDFSVNSFIFTLKGLDITVPLDKAQLDFCVSNADDTIKSLFAGARLHIENLFVLDSPSMKPRILNLENDPACFCLWEDQPIDASQKKWAARTSHLTLSLEANTGTFGRQNSLGWTAGLWRCVDLKDACFEVAMVTADGSPLLKVPPPAGIMRVGVSCEQYLSNTSIEQLFFVLDLYAYFGRVSEKIAIAWKRKEMKDARNTSFSGQLIDKVPSDAAVSLAIKKLQFRFLESSSVNMEGIPLVQFVGDDLFFNATHRTLGGAIVVSSTLRWESVEIDCVDSEEHLACENGSSFIFGENVPSMSDTGYPQLTAVFWVDNSNHLLNGNARSVPFLILSMDQVIPFCEVDNESHCLNISASISGVRLGGGMNYAEALLHRVGILGPDGGPGKGLSKGLANLQKGPLGKHFKTTRIIVDNSENESVIEGKEPSFPHLKKPDTVDVIIELRDWLFALEGAQDMAKRWWFSSQGDIGREQRCWHTTFHSLEVKARSGPKKVSGGKAQHSHRKQPFELVTVVVQGLKILKPTPQKDVMSSMLTTNGVKELTDAVWGIGLEVDLILHENNADDERADWEVGNLKFSIKQPIEAVVTKDEFQHLNFLCKSEIDSMGRITAGILQLLKLEGSVSQSIMDQLGNIGSEGIDKILSPGKLSIDGSVSSRGPSQLPKLINDSPHKSMESTITFLEEAVVDSQAKINALITDIGISESSLQHLDVVKQLSQQIESMQVLLTQLRNQL from the exons ATGACTATACAGATTCATACAGTTAATCTATTACTTGAAACTCATGGTAGTGCTCGTCTCCAAGGGGCAGCAACATG GGCACCACCCATGGCGTCTATAACCATACACAACCTTTTTCTGTATACCACAAATGAAAGCTGGCAG GTTGTAAATCTTAAGGAGGCGCGGGATTTCTCATCTAATAAGAAGTATATTTATGTCTTCAAA aAATTGGAATGGGAATCATTATCTATTGATCTTTTGCCTCATCCCGACATGTTCACGGATGCTACTTCAGGCAGCTCTCAAGTAGGTTCAAACATGAGAGATGATGATGGCGCAAAGAGAGTATTCTTTGGAGGCGAGCGTTTTATAGAAGGAATATCAGGAGAAGCACAT ATCACTGTTCAGAGAACTGAATTGAACAGTCCACTTGGGCTCGAGGTTCAGTTACATGTCACAGAAGCCGTTTGCCCTGCATTAAGTGAACCAG GGCTACGTGCACTTCTCCGCTTTATGACAGGAATATATGTTTGTCTAAACAGGGGAAATGTAGATTTCAAGGCCCAGCAG CAATCTACTGAAGCTGCTGGCCGTTCTCTTGTGTCAATTGTTGTGGACCATATATTTCTGTGCATTAAAGATTCTG GGTTCCAGCTTGAGCTTTTAATGCAGTCCCTCTTTTTTTCTCGG GCCAGTCTTTCTGAAGGAGATAACGACAGTAACTTGACAAGGATTACAATTGCAGGACTATTTTTGAG GGATACATTTTCACGCCCTCCATGTACATTAGTGCAGCCATCGATGGAATCTGTCACACAACAAGCTTTTCAAGTGCCGGATTTTG CTAGAAGCTTTTGCCCGCCAATATATCCTCTAGGAGAACAGCAGTGGCAATTGATTGTGGAAACTCCTCTAATATGCATCCACGCCCTTCAGATCATGCCTTCTCCACTTCCACCATCCCTTGCTTCTCAAACAGTTATTGACTGTCAGTCTCTTATG GTCCATCTCCATGAAGAATCCTGCTTGAGGATATCATCCTTCTTAGCTGATGGAATTGTTGTCAATCGTGGTGACATTTTACCAGATTTCTCTGtgaattcttttattttcactCTCAAGGGTTTGGATATTACAGTTCCTTTGGATAAGGCCCAATTGGATTTTTGTGTAAGCAACGCGGATGATACAATTAAATCCTTATTTGCTGGAGCAAGGCTACATATTGAAAACCTTTTTGTTTTAGATTCACCTTCAATGAAACCAAGAATACTAAACCTGGAGAATGATCCTGCTTGCTTCTGTCTCTGGGAAGATCAACCAATTGATGCCAGCCAGAAGAAGTGGGCTGCCAGAACATCCCACCTTACTCTATCTTTGGAAGCAAATACTGGCACATTTGGGCGTCAGAATTCTCTGGGATGGACTGCTGGATTGTGGAGATGTGTTGATTTGAAAGATGCTTGCTTTGAAGTAGCTATGGTGACTGCTGACGGCAGCCCATTGTTAAAGGTTCCTCCTCCTGCGGGTATTATGAGGGTTGGGGTTTCTTGTGAACAGTATCTATCCAACACTTCTAtagaacaattattttttgtccTTGATCTCTATGCTTATTTTGGGCGAGTTAGTGAAAAAATAGCCATAGCttggaaaaggaaagaaatgaaGGACGCTAGGAATACATCTTTCAGTGGACAGCTGATTGACAAAGTTCCTAGTGACGCTGCTGTAAGTTTAGCCATAAAAAAGCTCCAATTTCGATTTCTTGAGTCTTCTTCTGTGAATATGGAGGGAATTCCTCTAGTACAGTTTGTCGGAGATGATCTGTTCTTTAATGCCACTCATAGAACCCTTGGTGGTGCTATTGTTGTATCATCCACTTTACGTTGGGAGAGTGTTGAGATAGATTGTGTGGATTCTGAGGAGCATTTGGCATGTGAAAATGGTtcgtcttttatttttggggaAAATGTTCCTTCAATGAGTGATACTGGATACCCTCAACTGACAGCTGTTTTTTGGGTGGATAACAgtaatcatttattgaatggTAATGCTCGTTCAGTCCCGTTTTTGATCTTAAGTATGGATCAAGTCATACCATTTTGTGAAGTAGACAATGAGTCTCATTGTTTGAATATCTCCGCTTCAATATCTGGTGTTCGTCTTGGTGGTGGAATGAACTACGCTGAAGCCCTCCTGCATCGGGTTGGAATACTTGGGCCTGATGGCGGTCCAGGGAAGGGTCTTTCTAAAGGGTTGGCAAACTTACAAAAAGGACCATTGGGAAAACATTTTAAGACAACACGTATAATTGTTGATAATTCAGAAAATG AAAGTGTGATAGAAGGGAAAGAACCCAGTTTTCCACACTTAAAGAAGCCAGACACTGTGGATGTAATTATAGAGTTGAGGGACTGGTTGTTTGCTCTTGAAGGTGCACAAGATATGGCCAAAAGATGGTGGTTCTCCAGTCAAGGAGACATAGGTAGAGAACAGAGGTGTTGGCATACAACCTTCCACAGTTTAGAAGTAAAAGCTAGAAGTGGCCCAAAGAAGGTTTCAGGTGGCAAGGCGCAACATTCACATAGAAAACAACCTTTTGAACTGGTTACG GTTGTAGTTCAAGGGCTGAAGATCTTGAAACCCACACCCCAAAAAGATGTCATGTCATCCATGTTAACCACTAATGGAGTTAAAGAACTGACTGATGCAGTTTGGGGAATCGGCCTTGAAGTGGACTTGATATTACATGAGAATAATGCTGATGATGAAAGGGCCGATTGGGAAGTGGGAAACCTAAAATTCTCTATAAAACAACCG ATCGAGGCTGTTGTAACCAAGGATGAGTTCCAGCACCTCAATTTTTTATGCAAATCTGAAATTGATTCCATGGGCCGTATAACAGCTGGAATTCTGCAATTGCTTAAGCTAGAAGGTTCTGTCAGCCAGTCTATAATGGATCAGCTAGGAAACATTG GGAGCGAAGGCATTGACAAGATTCTCTCTCCTGGGAAACTCAGCATAGATGGTAGTGTTAGCAGCAGGGGGCCTTCTCAATTACCAAAACTAATAAATGACAGCCCGCACAAATCTATGGAATCAACGATAACTTTTCTTGAGGAAGCAGTTGTGGATTCACAGGCTAAGATTAATGCTTTGATCACTGATATTGGTATTTCTGAGTCCTCCCTTCAGCACCTTGACGTTGTTAAACAACTTAGTCAACAGATTGAGTCAATGCAAGTTTTATTGACGCAATTACGGAATCAACTTTAA